GGCGCCGAGCCGGGCGCGCCCCTGCCAGGCTGCCCGGTGGACCACGTCATCGAAGTGGACAACAAGAGCCTCACGCACCGTCCCGATCTGTGGGGCCATCTGGGCATGGCGCGCGAGGTGGCGGCCATCACTTCGCTCAGGCTTGCCGATCCCGTTCGCGAGGGCCTCATTCCTGATGGCGAGCCGGCGTGGCGCGTGGACATCCGGGACTTCGACCTGTGTCCGCGGTACTCGGCGCTGGTCTTCGAGAACGTGACGGTAGGGCCATCGCCGCTGTGGCTGCAGGCAAGGCTGGAAGCGCTCGGCCTGAACCCGATCTCCAATATCGTCGACGTGACGAACTACGTCATGGCCGAGCTCGCCGAGCCCATGCACGCCTTCGACGCGGATCTGCTGCATGGCAACACGATCATCGTGCGCCGGGCTGAAGACGGCGAAGAGTTCGCCGCGCTGAACGGCGAGAGCTACCGCCTCTCGCCCGCAAATCTTGTCATCGCCGACGGGAAGGGCGCTGTCGCACTGGCTGGCGTCATCGGCGGGGCTGGCTCGGCAATCCGCGAATCGACCACCCGGATCGTGCTCGAGAGCGCCAACTTCGAGCCCTCCAGCATCCGCCGCACCTCCGCGGCGCTGAAGCTGCGCACTGATGCTTCCATGCGCTTTGAAAAAGCGCAGGACCCGGTGAACACCGTGCGCGCGCTCGCGCGCGCCGTCGAGCTGTTCCGCATCGTTTCCCCCGGCATCCGGCTTGTCGGCGGGCTGGTGGATTCGTGGCGCAAGGCGCCGCCGCCGCCCCCCATCGAGCTCGACATGGAATGGCTCGAGCGCCGTCTTGGGCGTTCCATTGGGAAAGAAGAGGTCCGGCGCATTCTCGAATCGCTCTCCTTCGGTGTCGAGGAGCGGCGGGCGGGAGTATTTCAGGTGGCCGTCCCCTCCTGGCGCGCCACCAAGGACGTGTCGATCCGGGAGGATCTGCTCGAAGAAGTCGGGCGCATGGTCGGCTACGACACCGTTCCTCCCGCAGCGCCGCTGATGCCTGTGCGCCGCCCGTGGGTGAACGAGGAGCGGCTGTTCCACCACGCCGTGCGGCAGATGGCCGCCGCGCAGGGCTTCACCGAGGTCTCCAACTATTCGTTCATCAGCGAAGAAATGGCCGCACGGTTCGGCTTTGCGCCCGGGGATCACCTGCGCGTGTCGAACCCGATCTCCAGCGAGCAGACGCTGATGCGCCTGAGCCTGCTGCCGGGCGTGCACAAGAACATTTGCGACAATGCCCGCTTTTACGACGAGTTCCGCCTGTTCGAGATCGGCAACGAGATCCACAAGCGGGAAGGCAGGGAACTGCCGCGCGAGGTTCCGCATCTGATGGCGGCCGTCTTTACGCGCGGCGGCGGGCGGGAAGCCCTGTTCGAACTGAAGCGCCTGGCGGAATGCCTGATGCCGGGCTGCGAGACCCGGCCAGCCGAGGCGCGCGCCTATGAACATCCGGCGCGGACGGGGGAAATCGTCTGGCGCGGCGCGGTGTTGGGACGGCTGTTCGAACTGCATCCGCGTTTTGTCGAAAACGGCCGCGCCGCGGTTCTGGATCTCGACCTGGCGGAGATGTTCGCCCTCGGGCCGCTGCCGAAGAAATACACGCCGCTGCGGCGGTTCCCTGAAAGCGAGTTCGACCTGTCCGTGGTGGCGGGCCTGCGCGTCCACTGCGCCGAGCTGGCCGCGCGCATCCGCGATGCCGCCGGCGCGCTGTGCGAACGGGTGCAGTATCTGTACTCGTACCAGGGCAAGCCGCTGCCGGAGGACCGGCAAAGCCTGACGTTCCGGGTGACGCTGGCAGCGCCGGATCATACCCTGACGAGCGAGGAAGTCGCGGGAGTGCGCGGCCGCATCATCGGCGCTCTGGAAGCGGCTGGTTTCGCGATCCGGCAATAACAGGCCCCGGAGCTTCCGGCAAACTGACAGGCGCGGGCAGGGCGCTCTTCCGCACGCGCTTCCGGAAGACATCCGGACCCGCCCGGGCAATGAAACGGGGGAGCGGAACGTCAGCGGAGATTCCGCTCCCCCGGCGACGGTCAGGCTACTGGCAGAACTCAGAAGCTCCGCACGACGACATTGGTCTTCCGTCTGATTTTCGCCCCGGTGTAGAGATTGTGCAGCGTCAGCAGGCCGTACACCTCATCGGTGCCCCAGTCTTCGTCCAGCAGGCTCACTCCGACAGTGACGTCGAAGGTCACCTTTTCCCGCGCCGCGGGCGTGGCGTCGGGGAATACCTTGGTCGAGTAGCTGAACAGGAAGTCGTCCGGGTTGAGCCACATTCCGAGATCCTCGCCCCACAGGGAGCAATGCAGAATGAATTTCAACCCTTCCTTCATCTCATTCATTTCGTATGCGGTGAAAACCACCTCGCACGTCACCACGCATCGCGCCAGCTTTTTTGCTGAATCGACAGTGATGTTCAATCGCGGGCTGACTACACTGGCCATGTTGGATTTCTCCTTGAGACCGCGCATGCCCGCCGCCTGGCCCGGGCGCGCCTCGATGCGGCGCCAGCCGGGACGCCAGCCAGCAGCGGAAATGACGCTCCTCCGTTGCGGGAGCCCGCCTTGCCCCTCGCGGGCCTCCCGGTTGTCACGCGGTACGCGCTTTGATCCCAGCGCTCCGAAAATCCGTCTGGGGTATTTGTAGTCGATTTGCGCTTCCGATTGCAAAGAAAATAGTCCCTGATTTTTTGCTGGAACTTTAGTTTTCCCGCATAGGAAGAACATCCCTGATTCGGATTCCCCGTCTGTTCTCCGGTCTTCCTGTCCGGAGCGCCGGGTGCGGGCGGAAGGGCGGCCGAATGAGCGGGACGCGGAAAAGGAGTATTGTGTTCCTGTCCCCTCGATCAGCCATGACGAGAAGAGCTTTATTGTCTGGCGCCGCCGCCGGAGCGCTGGCGCGGTTGCAAGCATCGCAGGCGGAGGGCCGCGCCGGAGAATTCTCGCGCCGCTACACGCTGACGCTGGAGCGGGTGTTGCGCGGCGGGCCGCCCCGCTACTCGAAAGACATGGTGCTGGCGGATGCTATCCCGCGGCATGTCCGCCGCTTCACCGAGTTCAGCGGCGATGTCAGCGGCCGCTGGCTGGAGGCGCTGGCGGCGGTTTCGGCGGACCGCAGGGAGAACTATGAGCGGTTGCATGAATGGCTGCCGGAACTGCTGACGGCCCAGCGCAGGGAAGGCTACTTCGGGGACAGTTTCGGTGCGCAGGGACTGCGGCGCGAGGACATGGCCCTGCTGTGGGGAAACGGGCGGCTGCTGCTGGGATTGGTGGAGCATTTCCGGCTGACGCGCGATGGACGGACTCTCGCTGCGGCTCGGCGGCTCGGGGATTTCCTCCTTCGCATCGCACCGCAGATGAATTCCGCGGAAGTGCGGAGACAGTTCTCTGAGGGCGCGTTTGCCATGGGTTACATCTGCTGGACGCAGATGATCGAGGGGCTGACGGCGCTGCACGGAGCAACCCGGCACGGGCCCTATCTGCGCCTGGCGCGCGAGATCGCCTCGCAGATCGAACGCAGACCCGGCGAGCACGCACACGGCTACCTCGCCTCCGTTCGCGGAGTGGCAGACCTCTTCGAGGCCAGCCGCGAGCCGGCGCTGCTGGCTCAGGCCGAGGCCGCATGGCAGGAGGTGGTAGACAGCGGCAATGTGTTCGTGGCCGGGACCATTCCTGAAGCCTGGAAGCCAAAGGCCGTACGCACGGAAGGATGCGCCGGGGCCGACTGGCTCCGGCTGAGCCTGCAGTTGTGGCGGCTGACCGGGAAGCTGAAGTACCTCGAGTCGGCCGAGCGGACGCTGTTCAACGAGTTCGCGATGAACCAGTTTTCGACCGGCGACTTCGGCCATCGCGCGCTGGCCGCCACCGGCGTGCGCGCCGGAGCCACGGAGGCGCAGGGCGGCGCGTCGGCGCGCGCCTGGTGGTGCTGCACGCTCCACGGGCTCCGCGCTTTTCCCGATGTTTTGCGCCACGTGTGGCGCGACAACGGAGAATCGCTCTGCTACGACCTGCCGCTGGAGGGAGAAGCGCAGGTGCGCGGGTTGAGACTGCGCGCCTCTTCAGCTCTTCAGGAGGACGGCTCAATCCAGATCGATGTGGCGGCGGCGGATGGCCGGAGGATGGCGCTTGCCGTCAGGCTGCCGGGGTGGGCTTCTCGGGTGGACATTCACGCCGGGGCTGGAGAGGCGGAGATCACGCTTCGCGACGGCTGGTATCGCATTGCAAGATCCTGGCAGGCGGGAGACCGCATCCAGCTGCGTTACGCAATGAACACGCGCACCGAGCGGGATTCCGCCGGCAGGATCGTGATCTTCCACGGCCCGTGGCTGCTCGGTGTGGCGGAGGCCGCCGATCCGTTTTTCTTCGACGAACCGCACACGATGAACCGCCTCCGCATCCAGCCGGATGCGAAAGGCGCCGTGCGTCTGAACCCGGCCCGTTCCGGCGAACGCCATGCATTCTCAGTGCCTGCGGCCCGTTTCGAAGCCCCCTATCTTCCGGGCGGGTATCCGCTGGAGCCATGCGAGGCCGTGCTGCGGCCGGTGAGCGAGCAGACTGGCATGCGCACCTGCGACTGGGAGTACTGGTTTCTGGCGGAGTGAGCCTTCATCCCGGCCGGCTGGCATGGGCGTTCCGGGACGAAAAAGGGGAATTGTGTTCCTGTCCCCTTTTCAGAGGAAGTAGAACGCCATGGCGAGGATCAGATAGACGGCCAGCAGCATGGCGCCTTCCATCCAGTTCGATTCGCCGTCGGAAGCGATCTGCGCGGCGATCACGGCAGTGACCACCACGGCCAGCACTTCAGCGGGCGTGAAGACGAGGTTCATGGGCGCAGGCCCGATGCCGTAACTCAGCAGCACGAGCAGCGGCGCGACAAACAGCGCCACCTGAATGCTGGAACCCACGGCGATGGCAAGGCTCAGGTCCATGCGGTTTTTCCAGGCCATGACGATGGCGGAGCTGTGTTCGGCTGCGTTGCCGATGACAGCCACCACAATGACGCCGACGAACACCTGCGACATGCCCCAGGCATGAGCGGCCTGCTCGACGCTGCCGACAAGGACTTCGCTCATCCAGGCGATCAGGCCCGTAGCGCCTGCCAGCACCAGGAGGCTGCGGCCGCGGCTCCAGGGCTGGTGCGTCTCCGGAGCTTCCGCTTCCGTGCTGGACGGGAGCCCGCGGAAAAAACTCCGGTGCGTGATGAGCGAAAACACGAGATGGGCCGCGTACACGGCAAGCAGAACGAGCGAGATTTCGAGGCTGAGGTCGTTTTCCACCTCGCGCGAAGCGCTCGCCACGTGGTGAAAGACGGCGGGCACGACGAGGGCGATCGCGGAGAGGATCAGCAGCGTTGCCTGCGCGCGCGCCGCCAGCGCCTGGAAGGACTGCGTTGGATGGCGAAGCCCGCCAGCAAGCATGGCAAGACCTGCCACGAGCAGAATGTTGCCGATGATCGATCCGGTGAGCGAAGCCTTCACCACGTCGTGCAGACCGCGCTGCAGCGCGGCGATGGCGATGATGAGCTCTGCCGCGTTTCCGAATGTGGCATTCAGCAGGCCGCCGACGCCTTCGCCTGTATGCGCCGCCAGATGCTCGGTGGCATGCCCCAGCCAGCCCGCCAGCGGCAGGATGGCCAGGCAGGCGGAGGCGAAGATCCAGCCATGCGCTTCCGGCAGGAACCATTCGAGCGCCGCCGTGATCGGCACAAAAACGAGAAGCCAGTCAAGAGAGGGTTTGAGCTTCATGCACTCCTCCAGTCGCGCAGGCGTCTGCGGGCTTCCGACATTGTCGCACTCCCGGCGCGATGTCCGGGCTATGCTGCAGGAATGAACGGGTCGTCTGGCCGGGAGCGGGCGCCGCGGAATGCGGCCCTGCGCTTTGTCATTCTGCTGGGCATCGTCAGCCTGTTCGCTGACATGACCTATGAGGGGGCGCGCAGCATCTCGGGGCCATTTCTCGCAGTGCTCGGCGCCAGCGGCGCTGTCGTTGGGCTGGTGTCCGGTTTCGGCGAATTCGCCGGGTACGCACTGCGGCTCGTTGCGGGCTGGGTCACCGACCGGACACGCCGCTACTGGACGCTGACGATCACCGGTTACGCCATCAACCTGCTGGCCGTGCCGGCGCTGGCGCTGGCAGGCCGCTGGGAGGCAGCGGCGGCGCTCCTGATGATGGAGCGGATGGGCAAGGCTCTGCGCAACCCGCCGCGCGACGCGATGCTGTCTTTCGCAACGCGCAATGTGGGCGCGGGCTGGGCATTCGGGCTGCACGAAGCGCTGGATCAGACGGGAGCGATTCTTGGGCCGCTGATCGTCGCGGCGATTCTGCACTGGAAAGGCGGCTACAGGGAGAGTTTCGCCGTTCTGCTGATCCCGGCGGTGATGGGTCTCGCCGTTCTGCTGGCAGCGAAGCGAATCTACCCGAGGCCCCAGGATCTGGAACCGCGCTTCACGCCGTTGCAGACGGCGGGACAGGCGCGGGCATATTGGGCCTTGCTGGCAGGGGCGGCTCTGTGCGCGGCGGGGTTCGCCGATTTTCCGCTGATCGCTTTCCATGTGGAGAAGTCACGGCTGCTGGGCGAGGTCTGGATCCCGGTCCTGTATTCCGTGGCGATGGGAGTGGATGCCATCGCGGCGCTGGCTCTGGGACGGGCGTTCGACCGGTTCGGTGTGCGTGTGATCGCGGTGACGCCGCTGTTCGCGGGCGCGGCCGCGCCGCTGGCGTTTCTGGGAGACACGGGCGGGTTGTGGGCCGGGACCGTCTTGTGGGGCGTGGCGATGGGAGCCCAGGAGTCCGTGCTGCGGGCGGCGGTGTCCAGGCTCTCTGCAACAGAGAAACGGGGCACGGCGTACGGCGTGTTCCATGCCGTCTTCGGGACGGCGTGGTTTCTGGGCAGCGCATTGCTGGGATGGCTGTATGATTCCTCCCTCATCGCCGTCGCCGCATTGGCTGCGATTCTGGAGGCCGTTTCGTTCCTCGTTCTGGTCAGAACGAAAGAAGCTGCATAGGCACGCGATCATCGGACTTGCGCGAGGACTCAGAGGCGATTGGCGGAGCCGAGACAAGGAGCCGCGTCGGCGTCCAGGCAGACTGCAGGCAGACCCATCAGTGCAAGACCCTGCCTCGAACGTCCTGTGCCGGAACCGCGCGAGGAGCGGCCTTGGAGCTGGAGGCTGCGGCGGCGACGTTGGCGATGCAACCGCGGCCGGCGGGGCAGCTTTGAAGCAACGCCTGATTCTTCCTTACCTGCTTTGGGAAGAGTCCGCGCTGGCCGGCTGGACGAAGAACCGTTCGACATCCTCGATTCTCGTGGTCAGGCGGTAGGGAGGAAGAGACTGGAGGAAAATGCGCCCGTATGCAGCGCGGAGGATCCGGTTGTCGAGCAGCACCAGCACGCCGCGGTCGGAGGAGGAGCGGATGAGCCGGCCGAATCCCTGCTTGAGGGCGATGGCGGCCTGAGGCACCTGGTAATCGTAAAACGCATTGCCGCCAGCCGCCTGAATCGCTTTCACGCGCGCGTCGACGACAGGGTCGCTGGGCACGGCGAATGGCAGGCGGTCGATGATCACGCAGGAGAGCTGTTCGCCCTGAACGTCGACACCCTGCCAGAAGGATGATGTGGCGAACAGGACGGAGTGAGGCGTGGATCGGAACTGCTCCAGCAGCACCCGCTGGGGCGCCGTGCCCTGCAGGAAGACGGGATAGTCGAGGCGCGGGGCGACGCGGTCGTGGATCTGGCGCATCTGCTGGTAGCTGGTGAAGAGGACGAAGGCGCGGCCGCGGCTGTGCGCAAGGACCTCGCGGACCTCCTCCGCAGCGGCGGACAGGAACGCTTCGCTGCGGACGTCCGGCAGATGAGCGGGCACATAGAGGAGGGCTTGGCTGGCGTAGTCGTAGTGGCTGGGCACGATCAGCTCGCGGGCGCCATCGAGACCGAGGCGGGCCCTGACATAGTCGAAGGTCCCGCCGACAGCAAGAGTGGCGCTGGTCAGCACGACCGTAGGGATTTCATTAAACACTTTCTCCCGGAGCAGATCGGCAACGTTGACCGGCGTGGTCTGCAGAGTGAGGTTCCGCCCCCGGCGCTCGACCCAGTAGACAAAATCGGGATCGCCGCCTTCGATGAAGGCCTGCAGCGCCTCCCGCTGCTGCCTGAAGCGCCGCACGAGCGGCGCGACTTCCTCGGGGGCGTCTTTCATCAGCGACAGATGGGTTTCGAGCAATTCAAGGGCGGACAGCAGCCGCCGGTAAGGTTCGGCGTGGCGTTTGAGGAACTCTTTCCGGTTCGCGAACCCGGAGCGGCCCTCCTGTTGGGGAAAGAGCGAAAAGAACCGCTCGGCCTGATCGGCGAGGGCGCGGAGCATCTGGTCGAGATCGCGGGACAGCAGGCTTTTGCGCCGGGCCAATGACAGAACATCCCGACGGAGATCCTCCACCTGATTGGAGGAAATGCTGAAACCGAAGTACTGGCCTGCCACCTCTTCAAGTTCATGGGCCTCGTCGAAAATGACGGCGGAATAGTCCGGCAAAATAGCGCCGTATTCGCCTCCCTTCACCGCGAGATCTGCGAAGAACAGGTGGTGATTGACGATGATGATGTCGGACTCCTGGGCCCGCTGGTGCATCAGCGTGATGAAGCAGCGCTCGAACGAGGGGCATTTCTGTCCGGTGCAGAGGTCGGCGCGCGCGTCGAGCTTCGCCCACGCCGTGGAGCCGTCGGCGAGGTTTGGAATGGAAGACCGGTCGCCGGTCTCCGTGGTCTTTTCCCATTCGCGGATGATGGCGAAGTCGCTGACCTCTTCGAGTCCGCTGAGGACGGGCTCGCGCTCGGCGTCGTAAATTTTCTGGCGGCAGGCGTAGTTGGCCCGCCCTTTCATGTAGCACGCCCGGATGGTTCCCCCGAAGATCTGATTCAGGAAGGGGATGTCCTTGAAGAAGAGCTGCTCCTGAAGATTCTTGGTGCCAGTGGAAACGACGACCCGCCTGCCGGAAAGGATGGCAGGCACGAGGTAGGCAAGCGTCTTTCCGGTGCCAGTGCCAGCCTCGACAATCTGATGGCGCTTTTCGGCGAGGGCGGCTTCGACAGCGAGGGCCATTTCCAGCTGTCCGGGCCGAAACTCGTAGTTCGGATGCGCCTGCGCGAGAGGCCCGCGGCGTGAAAAGAACTGCCTGACTGTGAGCGGAGCAGCCACCGCCAACTTCCAGTGTATGCTGCCGCCGGGCGCGGGTTCTCTCATCCCGCGCGGCTCGGTGCCGATAAGCGAGGCAGACGCAGATCTCCGATGGCCATCCGAGCCCATTCACCTGCTGTTCGCCTGGATGCTCTGCCGCCCTTCCGGCCGGTGGTGAGCAGGCTGCTGTCAGAGCTGTCTGGCGAGCCGTCAGGTTTCCGGAGGATCCGGCTGCTGGTCAGCGAAGATCCGGCCCTGGCGGCGCATGTGCTGAAACTGGCGAACTCGGCGTTGTTCGGCTGCCGGCGTAAAGTGAGCGATCTCCTTACGGCCCTGACTTTGATCGGACTGGACCGGTTGCGGGCACTGGTGTTGACGTACGGGGTGAGGCATCTGTTCCGGCCGCTGGCGCGTCATGCCGAGTGCGGAACCATCTGGCGGCACAGCCTGGCCACGGCGTTGCTTGCAGCGGATCTGTCGCTGGAAGGCGGCGGTGACATGATGGAGAGCTACACCGCCGGTCTGCTTCATGATCTCGGCCGGCTGGTTCTGCTGGCTTCCGCGCCAGAGCAGTATCCAGCCCTGATGAACCAGGCGGCGACTCCCGAGCAGAGCTGCGTTCTGGAGCAGGAGCTGTTCGGCATGACCCATGCAGAGGCGGGCGCCCGGGCGATGCGGCGCTACGAACTTCCCGACAGGCTGGCGGAAGCGGCTCTCCAGCACCATCACGGGGATCCGCTGGCGCTTTCCCGCACAGACCCGGAAACGGCTCTGATCGCATCCAGCTGCCGGCTGGCTTCCTTGAGCGGCTTCCCGGTGATTTCCCGCAAGGATCGTCCGGCGGCGGACGCGTCGGCGGAGGGTGACAGCGCCGAATGCGATGACGACCTGTGCCTCTACGTGCGCGAGCGCGTGGCGGAAATAGAACTGGAACTGGGCATGCGGTTCTGACTCCCGCGCCGGTGTTACACTCGACCTATGCCCGCTGGGAATCCGTTCCCCATTCTGGGAACGGCCTATCCGACTGCATCGATCTCTGGCCAGGCGCCGCGCATCTCTTCGATCCTGGTGAAACCGGCCTCCGCCGTATGCAACCTTGATTGCGAGTACTGCTTCTACCTGGACCGCGAAGCCGACCCTTACAAAGACCTGCCGGCCCGCGTCATGCCGGAAGACGTGCTGGAGCGGCTGGTCGACGGGTTTCTTTTCTACTCCTATCCGGCATCCGTCTTCGCTTTCCAGGGCGGAGAGCCGACGCTCGCCGGGTTGTCCTTCTTTGAGAAGCTGGTTGCGCTGCAGCAGAAATATGGCCGAAATGGCCACGTCATTTCGAACTCGATTCAGACGAACGCGATTCTTCTGGATGACGCCTGGTGTGCGTTCCTCCGCCAGTACCAGTTTCTGACGGGCATTTCCCTGGACGGGCCGGAAGAGGTTCACGACCGCTACCGGTACAACCGCGCAGGCCACGCCAC
This DNA window, taken from Bryobacteraceae bacterium, encodes the following:
- the pheT gene encoding phenylalanine--tRNA ligase beta subunit, yielding MKFSCNWLRELVPGLDLHPRDLARLITMKTAECEGVEPYAPWLEAVVAARVLSIEPMEGSQNVKALVDAGPEYGRRTVVCGAPNCRAGLLTAFVPPGVTVAGGKHVRSVVIQGVESQGMLASGAELGLNRDNAGILELEGAEPGAPLPGCPVDHVIEVDNKSLTHRPDLWGHLGMAREVAAITSLRLADPVREGLIPDGEPAWRVDIRDFDLCPRYSALVFENVTVGPSPLWLQARLEALGLNPISNIVDVTNYVMAELAEPMHAFDADLLHGNTIIVRRAEDGEEFAALNGESYRLSPANLVIADGKGAVALAGVIGGAGSAIRESTTRIVLESANFEPSSIRRTSAALKLRTDASMRFEKAQDPVNTVRALARAVELFRIVSPGIRLVGGLVDSWRKAPPPPPIELDMEWLERRLGRSIGKEEVRRILESLSFGVEERRAGVFQVAVPSWRATKDVSIREDLLEEVGRMVGYDTVPPAAPLMPVRRPWVNEERLFHHAVRQMAAAQGFTEVSNYSFISEEMAARFGFAPGDHLRVSNPISSEQTLMRLSLLPGVHKNICDNARFYDEFRLFEIGNEIHKREGRELPREVPHLMAAVFTRGGGREALFELKRLAECLMPGCETRPAEARAYEHPARTGEIVWRGAVLGRLFELHPRFVENGRAAVLDLDLAEMFALGPLPKKYTPLRRFPESEFDLSVVAGLRVHCAELAARIRDAAGALCERVQYLYSYQGKPLPEDRQSLTFRVTLAAPDHTLTSEEVAGVRGRIIGALEAAGFAIRQ
- a CDS encoding calcium/proton exchanger codes for the protein MKLKPSLDWLLVFVPITAALEWFLPEAHGWIFASACLAILPLAGWLGHATEHLAAHTGEGVGGLLNATFGNAAELIIAIAALQRGLHDVVKASLTGSIIGNILLVAGLAMLAGGLRHPTQSFQALAARAQATLLILSAIALVVPAVFHHVASASREVENDLSLEISLVLLAVYAAHLVFSLITHRSFFRGLPSSTEAEAPETHQPWSRGRSLLVLAGATGLIAWMSEVLVGSVEQAAHAWGMSQVFVGVIVVAVIGNAAEHSSAIVMAWKNRMDLSLAIAVGSSIQVALFVAPLLVLLSYGIGPAPMNLVFTPAEVLAVVVTAVIAAQIASDGESNWMEGAMLLAVYLILAMAFYFL
- a CDS encoding MFS transporter, producing MNGSSGRERAPRNAALRFVILLGIVSLFADMTYEGARSISGPFLAVLGASGAVVGLVSGFGEFAGYALRLVAGWVTDRTRRYWTLTITGYAINLLAVPALALAGRWEAAAALLMMERMGKALRNPPRDAMLSFATRNVGAGWAFGLHEALDQTGAILGPLIVAAILHWKGGYRESFAVLLIPAVMGLAVLLAAKRIYPRPQDLEPRFTPLQTAGQARAYWALLAGAALCAAGFADFPLIAFHVEKSRLLGEVWIPVLYSVAMGVDAIAALALGRAFDRFGVRVIAVTPLFAGAAAPLAFLGDTGGLWAGTVLWGVAMGAQESVLRAAVSRLSATEKRGTAYGVFHAVFGTAWFLGSALLGWLYDSSLIAVAALAAILEAVSFLVLVRTKEAA
- the yoaA gene encoding ATP-dependent helicase, with protein sequence MREPAPGGSIHWKLAVAAPLTVRQFFSRRGPLAQAHPNYEFRPGQLEMALAVEAALAEKRHQIVEAGTGTGKTLAYLVPAILSGRRVVVSTGTKNLQEQLFFKDIPFLNQIFGGTIRACYMKGRANYACRQKIYDAEREPVLSGLEEVSDFAIIREWEKTTETGDRSSIPNLADGSTAWAKLDARADLCTGQKCPSFERCFITLMHQRAQESDIIIVNHHLFFADLAVKGGEYGAILPDYSAVIFDEAHELEEVAGQYFGFSISSNQVEDLRRDVLSLARRKSLLSRDLDQMLRALADQAERFFSLFPQQEGRSGFANRKEFLKRHAEPYRRLLSALELLETHLSLMKDAPEEVAPLVRRFRQQREALQAFIEGGDPDFVYWVERRGRNLTLQTTPVNVADLLREKVFNEIPTVVLTSATLAVGGTFDYVRARLGLDGARELIVPSHYDYASQALLYVPAHLPDVRSEAFLSAAAEEVREVLAHSRGRAFVLFTSYQQMRQIHDRVAPRLDYPVFLQGTAPQRVLLEQFRSTPHSVLFATSSFWQGVDVQGEQLSCVIIDRLPFAVPSDPVVDARVKAIQAAGGNAFYDYQVPQAAIALKQGFGRLIRSSSDRGVLVLLDNRILRAAYGRIFLQSLPPYRLTTRIEDVERFFVQPASADSSQSR
- a CDS encoding histidine kinase: MAIRAHSPAVRLDALPPFRPVVSRLLSELSGEPSGFRRIRLLVSEDPALAAHVLKLANSALFGCRRKVSDLLTALTLIGLDRLRALVLTYGVRHLFRPLARHAECGTIWRHSLATALLAADLSLEGGGDMMESYTAGLLHDLGRLVLLASAPEQYPALMNQAATPEQSCVLEQELFGMTHAEAGARAMRRYELPDRLAEAALQHHHGDPLALSRTDPETALIASSCRLASLSGFPVISRKDRPAADASAEGDSAECDDDLCLYVRERVAEIELELGMRF